TTTTTCTAAATCCTTTCGATGTCGCAACTTCAAGGTTACTGATTTTTTCGAGGTCATTTATATTTTTATCATCTAGTTTTAGCACAATGTCAAATTCTTCACCCATTTCTTTAAATTTTGAACTAGTTAAACCTTCAATGTATGCCCTCATTGTCATAGCAAGATCATAAACAGTAAGCTCATATTGATTCATTAAATCTCTTTTAGGAACAAGTTTGATTTCTGGTTTACCGTCTCTTAAATCAGTATCAGCATTAATTGTTCCTTCAGTTTCTTTAACAATATCATAAAGTTGTTTTGTTAAATCAGTAATTACACCTTCATCAAATCCAATAACTTCCAGCTGAACAGCTGAGCCCCCAGATGCTCCAACTGAGCTAGTAGCTGAAACTTTTAGTGTTGCATCAGGAATATTGGCTAGTTTCTCTGAAAGAAGAGCTTCAAATTTTTTGCTACTAATTTTTCTATCTTCCTTAAGTTTTATTTGAATGTTACCAATGTTTACAGCTTCGTCTTGTCCAAGAACACCCACATTAGTAATTACTTTTTCAATATCATCTAGTTTTAAAATTCTTGATTCTACTTCTTTAAAAACATTGATTGTTTTTTCAATATTGTAATATGTTGGCATTTCAATACTGACTGTCACATCTCCATCGTCAACGAATGGTAGGAATTCTCCTCCTAATTTTCCACCTATTGAAATCATTGAGAAAATCAAAATTGACATGGAGATTACTATGATAAGAGATCTTTTAAAGAATGAACCTATCATCTTATCTAATAATTTTCTATATCCAGAAGCCAATTTATCGATTAATCTGTCTAATAATGGTTTAGGTTTTCCTTCAACTTCTTTTCTAAGTAAAACTGCTGATAACATAGGTGTCAGCGTAAAACTAAAAAATATTGAAAAGAGCATTATATAGGCAACTGTAAGTCCGAATTCTTTAAAGAATTGACCAACTAATGAACTCATAGTACCTATTGGAACGAAAACTACAACATTGGTAAGAGTAGATGCTGCTACAGCTACTGCAATTTCTCCAGTACCTTTAAGTGCTGCTTCTTTTGGATTGAATCCTAATTTTATATACCTATCTATATTTTCAAGAATTACAACTGCGTTAGTAACTAAAGTTCCCACTGACACTGAGATGGCCATAAGAGACATAAAATTAAGTGAGAAACCAGATCCTTTCATTAATAGAAAAGTTGAAATAATTACAATCGGCATTATTATAGCCGCAATGAAAGTCGTTGAAAATTTTCTAAGGAAAATGAAAAGAATTATTGAAGTTAAGATTACACCTAAAATGATTGAATCGTTTGTATCGTTAACTGAATTTTTAATAAAAGTGGATTCATCTTTTGCAACCTTTAAAGTAGCATCAGAAGGTAAAATAGTTTTAATCTCATCTAATTGAGAAATTACATTTTCAACTACTTTCACAGTGTTTGCATCTGACTGCTTTTTTATTGCTAAATTGATTACTGTATAATTTGTGCCATCGTTACCTTCTATCCAAAAACCAGCAGATTTCTTCATTTTTTCAGAACTATCTACAACTCTGGAAATTTCACTTAATTTAACAAAGTTTTTATCAACAGGGATTCGTAGATCTGCTAAATCTGAAAGAGCTTCAAATTCTCCTTCAACTTTAATATTGTACTCATTTCCATTATTCTTTATAGAACCTGATGGAAGATTCATATTACTCTTTTGAATGAAAGCAAGAACTTGGAGTGGTGAAAGTGAATATTTTTTAAGCTTATCTTTTTCAAGTACAACATCAATTTGTCTACTTTGACCACCTGTAATCTCCACTTTTGAGACACCATTCAATTTTGAAAATCTTTTCTTAAGCTCTTTATCAGCAAATTCATAAGCTTCGACTCCAGTAAGTTTAGATAGAAATGAAATATAAACTACTGGTTCTGATGCAGGGTCAAATTTACTAATAATAGGTTCTTCTGCGTCTGTTGGGAAAAATCCTTTAACAGAGCTAACCTTGTCTTTTACTTCTTGATTCGCAATATCAACATCTTTACCCATTTTAAATCTACAGACTGAAATACTTACATTTTCCATCACAGTAGATTGAACATAATCAAGATTCGGAACAGTTGATACTTCGTCTTCTATTCTCTTCGTAATATTGCTTTCGATCTCCTCAGGACCTGCTCCAGGGTACACCACTTGAATAGCAATAATAGGGATATCAGTCTCTGGCATAGTATTTAAAGGCATTCCAAAATAGGACATTCCGCCAGTAAGTACTAATGCAAGTACAAATACCCATGTCAAAACAGGTCTTTCAATAAATAGTTTCAATAAACCCATAGATACTTACTCCATTATTTAAATATTCTAGCTAAAAGAGAAAAGATTTTATTTAAAAATTCTTTTTTTGTCAAATTCTCATACAGAGGAATTTTATCGTAAGTTGCAAATTTGTGAATAACACCTTCCATAAGTGTATCAAGTAAAATAGCTGTACTTTGAGGGTCTAAATTAGGATCGATTATACCTTCTTTTTTCCCTTGAATTACAATTTTCTTAAACAATGATATTACACCAGATTCGTATTCACAGAACTTTTCTCCTATGGTGGATTGCTCTAGTTCTTTAAAAGTAATATCCTTTAAAAAATCGTAAACTCCGATTTTCTCAATTTTATACAGAACTAAATCTGAAAATGAGTTTTGAATCATTTTAAATTTAGCTCTTGAGTCAGTCTTACTATTAAGAATATTGTCCAATTCAATTGAAAAATCTTCTTTTAGTTCCAGAATTAGATATAAAATTATCTCTGATTTATTCTTAAAGTATAAATACAATGTTCCCTTCGCAAACCCTGCTTCAGTAGCTATATCAGCTAAAGTTGTGTTGTTATATCCTTTCACTTCAAACAATTGCTTTGC
This region of Candidatus Delongbacteria bacterium genomic DNA includes:
- a CDS encoding efflux RND transporter permease subunit; this encodes MGLLKLFIERPVLTWVFVLALVLTGGMSYFGMPLNTMPETDIPIIAIQVVYPGAGPEEIESNITKRIEDEVSTVPNLDYVQSTVMENVSISVCRFKMGKDVDIANQEVKDKVSSVKGFFPTDAEEPIISKFDPASEPVVYISFLSKLTGVEAYEFADKELKKRFSKLNGVSKVEITGGQSRQIDVVLEKDKLKKYSLSPLQVLAFIQKSNMNLPSGSIKNNGNEYNIKVEGEFEALSDLADLRIPVDKNFVKLSEISRVVDSSEKMKKSAGFWIEGNDGTNYTVINLAIKKQSDANTVKVVENVISQLDEIKTILPSDATLKVAKDESTFIKNSVNDTNDSIILGVILTSIILFIFLRKFSTTFIAAIIMPIVIISTFLLMKGSGFSLNFMSLMAISVSVGTLVTNAVVILENIDRYIKLGFNPKEAALKGTGEIAVAVAASTLTNVVVFVPIGTMSSLVGQFFKEFGLTVAYIMLFSIFFSFTLTPMLSAVLLRKEVEGKPKPLLDRLIDKLASGYRKLLDKMIGSFFKRSLIIVISMSILIFSMISIGGKLGGEFLPFVDDGDVTVSIEMPTYYNIEKTINVFKEVESRILKLDDIEKVITNVGVLGQDEAVNIGNIQIKLKEDRKISSKKFEALLSEKLANIPDATLKVSATSSVGASGGSAVQLEVIGFDEGVITDLTKQLYDIVKETEGTINADTDLRDGKPEIKLVPKRDLMNQYELTVYDLAMTMRAYIEGLTSSKFKEMGEEFDIVLKLDDKNINDLEKISNLEVATSKGFRKISELADITFETAPTKISRKDKQKKHLVTSDVSGKTSGEILNSVMARVNSEMSIPEGYRIGTAGDLQMMKEAIPDFAMAASLAIALTFLLIAALLESFSQSFLIMMTVPLSLIGVLWSLFLGNESLNIMSMMAGVMLIGIVVNNAIIIVDYANQLWKNGQNKYEAVLEACEVKLKAIIMATLASILGMLPLALGLGKGAELRQGMGLVSIGGLLVSSLLTLFVIPALYTLFTKKKNIKEVK
- a CDS encoding TetR/AcrR family transcriptional regulator encodes the protein MNEIDNKTERKNREKEFKQKIILQAAKQLFEVKGYNNTTLADIATEAGFAKGTLYLYFKNKSEIILYLILELKEDFSIELDNILNSKTDSRAKFKMIQNSFSDLVLYKIEKIGVYDFLKDITFKELEQSTIGEKFCEYESGVISLFKKIVIQGKKEGIIDPNLDPQSTAILLDTLMEGVIHKFATYDKIPLYENLTKKEFLNKIFSLLARIFK